The window GGGTATGGTCTCCCGTTATGGTAGCGTGTCTAACCAAAGTATGTCTCTTATGGATCCAATGGTGACTCTCTTCGGAAGTGTTCATGAGAAGCTCCCGGAATCGGGAAGCATGAGAAGCATGCTGTTTCCAAATTTCGGAAGCATGTTCAATGTTGCTGAGAATAATGCTAAGAACGAACAATGGGACGAGGAAAGCCCAAAAAGGGACCGTGAACACGAATCAGATGCTTCTGGGGATGAATCTGACGACAATTTAAGGAGTCCGTTGCTTTCTCGTGAGGATACAAATGCTGAAAAGGAGAACGCCGATGATCAAGTTAGTGGCATGGGGATTGGTGGTGGTTGGCAGCTGGCTTATCGAAAAGACGATAAAATTCCTGGAGGCGTCAAGAGGATTTACTTGCATCAAGAGGGTGGTCCCGGATCAAGGCGTGGATCGGTTCTCTCTCTTTCAGGGGGAGACGCTCCTGCTGATGGCGAGTTTATTCATGCCGCTGCGTTGGTTAGCCAGTCTGTTCTTCGTCCAGGCGACCTCACTAGCCAGCATCAAATTAGTGTCGCTGTGGATAAACGAGCTGAGTATGCTCCAAAAAGATCAAGTTGGAGGGAACTTTTTGAGCCAGGAGTTAAACATGCACTGTTTGTAGGTGTTGGAATTCAAATTCTTCAACAGGTAAATATGCTCTGCCAACCAAAGATCGTACTTCTAGCTATTAAAATAACTATTTTATGCCGAATATTCTCTTAGATATCATAATGTTTGCTGATGAACATGTTGGAATATAGTTTTCGGGTATCAATGGAGTACTCTACTACACTCCTCAAATCCTGGAACAAGCCGGAGTGGGAGTTCTTCTGTCGAATTTGGGCATTAGTTCAGACTCTGCATCTCTTCTTATAAGTGCTCTCACAACATTGTTGATGCTTCCCAGCATTGGTGTTGCTATGAGACTTATGGATATTGCTGGCAGAAGGTAATACTCTTCCGAGTAAATTCCAATCCTCCACACACCCACCAACAATTTTGCATAATCTCGTGACCACCATTCACCACCTAAAAATCCAAGTATAATAGTGCCACACCTCTAGCTTTATTTACCTCGCAACTATAACCTTTTCTTTGAGTCGTCCACCCGCTCTGTTCCCTCTACTTCCTTCCAAAAGGGGCTAATCCTTACACTAGGAGTTGACGGATGGCTTGGGGGAAATTACTCCCAAATTAATCAAGAATTGTGATGCTTTTGACATATAATTCCTTAATTTCTTCTATAGTAATTTGCAAGTCACGAATCTTTCTTTCCTAGTTCTAACAGATAAAGGTAAAGCTGTCCTAATAGATTCACTCCTACCTTCCAAACCTTAGGAGGTGTCAGTAAATATCCCGACCCTAGGACTTGATCCTGTTGCTGGTCAATCTAAGGGGGCCATATCCATGTATTTTAGCCCAGTCGTAATGTGTATTATTTCTGttttatgattttgaataatgtgttattgatttaagAGAGATTATTATTAATGGAAAGCACACACCATCTTCAGTACGTTTTCCATAACCGATTACATTTTTTCTTGAATCCAGGTGGCTACTACTATCAACTTTACCTGTTCTATTGGTATCACTTATTGTCTTGGTCCTTGGGAATGTCATCAATCTGGGCAGCATTGTGCATGCAGTTATCTCAACTGTTAGCGTGATAGTTTACTTCTGCTGCTTCGTAATGGGATTTGGACCGGTCCCTAACATCCTCTGTGCAGAAATCTTCCCCACTCGTGTTCGTGGACTCTGTATTGCGATATGCGCTCTCACATTTTGGATAGGGGACATAATAGTCACATATTCTCTACCAGTCATGCTCAACTCCATTGGACTTGCCGGTGTCTTTGGCATTTACGCTGTTGTCTGCACCATTGCATGgttttttgtgttatttaaaGTCCCAGAAACAAAAGGGATGCCTCTTGAAGTTATAACTGAATTCTTTGCGGTTGGAGCAAAACGAACTGCTGGAAACAACTGAACGCCCGGAATTTTGTCATATTACAAGTACAGTAAATGCGATGGCACTGTCTGTTTGTACCCTGAAAACATTAATAGAAGCAACTTAACCTGGATTTAGTGTGTTGAAGGTAGCACAATGTTTGTTTTGATGATCATTGACAACTTGGGAGTAAATTTATATGATGATGAATAAACGATGTTTTTAAATGTGAGGAATATGCTGTGAAAATGCCCGTAGAGTTGATAAAATAGCCAACTTGCGTTACCAAATTCTATCCAGAGTTTCATTAGTGGCTCATTTTCATAGCTTATTCATTAGATTTGACGCAAGTTCCACTTTGGctaacaaatataaaattgtgttCGAGTGTATTCAATATCCCTTTGATAAAACGAAGTGGAGCTTGATTACAACACTTGCATGAAACTATTTGACTGTTTCTAATTTATTGGAGATCTTATACATTAGTTCCGAAATCAAGCCAAGGCTCAAACTAACGAAAATATGCAGGTTTGATATGAGGATGCTTGATCATACCCTAGGCATGGCAGGATATCGATCCACATTGAGGCGTAGAATGTATGGAGATGATACAGATCCACAATACAAGTGATCCCCGATTTTGATAGCACTAGACATCGATGAGATATCACGATCTTGATACAGTGCAGTTGGCTTTCCATCCAAATCGACAGCTATAACCCCTCCATTTTTCTCCATTTTCGGACGACCAATGTACCTCTCCATGATTGCAAGAACTTTTCGAATGAAAGGATATCTTTGAAGCAGATCCACAGGATATGAAATCCCCTGCCATGTTCGTCAACTGGTATAAGAAcaggattaaaaaaaatggatattGCCACAAGGTGTTCCCTATGTCAAATTTGGGGTGAAGCTGGAAGTTTTAAATAACTACACAGAATTTCTATCTTTTTTTCTCCCATTGAGGGTAAGACGTTACAGGGAATTGACAACGAAGTATAAAACAGAACGCAGTACCGTGCTTAAGGCAATCCAGTATAGGCCTTCGCCATCATAACGAATGTTGTCAGGAACCCCGGGCAAGTTATCAATAAACATGTCTACAGATCCTTTTCTGCGACCTTCTAAGTAGTACCTTTGACATCTTCTCCTGCGATTTAATCCGACATCAGtgatcaaaatcaagaatccaTTCTGTAGACTATGAGAAACATTACCAAATAACATCCTGAAGTAAATCTTACAAGGCGGTTTCGCAAAAAATAACGAAACTCTGATCAGAGGAGACAGCAACACCATTTGCAAAATATAAATCCCGGACCAGGATTCTTGTTTCTTTGGTTGATGGATTATAGCTCAAGAATCTTCCATAGGGCCTACCTTCTAAAATGTCCCAGATAAACTCATGTAGACCGTATTTATACGAAGCATCGGTGAAATAGAGCGTGCCATCTCGACCGATATCAACGGCATCTGTTAACTTGAACTTTTGACCTTCAGCCTCATCGGTTAGTAATTCTATTGAGCCATCATTGCTTATGTTCAATAATCCCTGCCACGGATGTCCTCTGCTATCAGAATATGCTTAGCTAGCCTAAATTTCGAAACTCAAGAAGCATTTTTTGCGTCCGTTGAACGGGCAAGATTTCGTTTTTGTGCAACAAATACTACTAATTTTTGTTTAATCTGAAGACCCCACAAATCAAAAGGAATACACAGTAGTAAATCACACATCACTATCACAAAACTGCAGAAATCTCACCTTCACAGCATCTGCAACAATAACCTCACCGTGGAGCCCATGAACGATCCCCAGCGGCCTTCCCGCCGTGTTGACCCATTTCTCCACCACCGACCCATTCAAACTGACCCTGTGAACCCATCCATCTTCACAACCAGTGTACAGAACCCCTGTCTTTGGATCAAAAGCAACGTCCTCCGGCGCCAGCAATCGACCTTCCCCAAGTCTTTCGGAACCTCTCAGCATGTGGGCGTTCCGGTGAGGAACAAACAAGGCCTCTCTCCGGGTCAACTCTTTGTCTGGATAATCAGCCGGGTCGAACGAATCGAGATGGTACAGAAAAATCGAAAGCACGGGTAATAGCAACAGTGAGACGAAAATGGCGGGACGATATACTGATTTTCGCATTGTGGAAACAGATTCTCTGGTGTTTTCTGCCATTTGCGCTGTACAAGGTTGACCAAAATGGAGGAGGATAACGGTGACTCCAGCTAACCATTTTAAGTATAAAATCCATCTCTTCTTTTTTGGGTGACagctcaaacatttaattaatcattatcaTTAACGTATTTTACACAcgttaaatttaaatactcattcgtctaatttattatgattaatttgatttatatttaaattaaattgaaataaattcatattaattaaaaaataatgattattatttttttaaattaaatcatataacaattgtaaaaattaatcaGAACTAAGTTATAATTTAGAATAATAAAAAAGCAAAGTGACTAactgtaattttaaataatcaaatttaaaaacaaaaacaaaaaagacaaaataaaataaaatcatattattttaacTCTGTTACTAAGATTCTTAATAAATAACAAGAGATACATGTACGTGAAACCATAAAATTGTGgtaataaatttgatttttgtattaattttatgcatctatttattgttttttaagaATATAGATTATTCTAATTTGAAAATGTAATCGAAAATCAGTTATTCGTTACTTTTCTATGCTACATCCTATTTTCCAGGAAATATAGTAGGAAATAAATGGCAGGCTTGGTCTCTATGGAGTCTAAAAacgggcaaaaacttgtgtgagacggtctcacaagtcgtatttgtgatacggatctcttatttaggtcatccatgaaaaagtgttactttttatgctaaaagtattactttatattgttaATATGGGTAGGGCTGACCCGTCTCACACACATGAGACTCACTGCTAAAAACGGCGGCTAGAATGTATCTTTGCTCATTTGTTAGTTATCCGCTCACCCGTTGTCATTTTTCCGACGACGATTTCAGATGATAGCGAAAAATCTCTCACATATActgaaaatataattattacaatttaGTTATTTTcctattaagaataaaattcatccacaaaaatcaaatttcaaactGGATAAacgaaattattattttattttaattaaggatCTCGTTttatatcataatatcataatcaAACTATTTTGAAGTATTGAGGAATTTTCCAGAACAAACTACAACGATGGAGAGGATGGATTATTTGATGTCGAAGTTGAAAAATTCTCCGTGTCtgcatgatttaattttaaTGCATTTTGGGTATTTGAGTCTTATCGATTAATAAATATACGAAACGATAAAGATTTGTACTAATAAAGTTGATTTTGTATTAATTTGATGCTATTTAGtagaatataaattattttattttaagaaatacttaatatttaataataccTAAAGTTTTTAAGAGTAACCACCACTTCAGATATATATACAAAATCTTAATTGTATCACACTAGGGACAactgaaaatcattttaattcttAGTCTGTTCTTTCACGTGGAATCCTTTCCTCGTGCAAATCATATGTTATTTTACATCGTAGCtagtaaataaatcaaatacaaGCAATATTTGTTGGCAACCTCctaaaatcaagaataagaaACTCTCTCTGACATAGCTAGCGAACTTAATTAGGAGGTAGGTCATTCAAATATTAAGCTTTTCAACTCTAAACTCACTCTTTACCTCATCCTTCTTCTGCTTGTTGATATTGAGCCACGGGTGCTGCAGACATTGCTGTGCAGTTGGTCGCTTCTCAGGCTCAAAATCGAGAATGGGGCAGAGAAAATCAGCAAATTCACGAGCATCAGCaccagaaaatttaaatttttcaacAAGTAGTCGATCAAGCGGCAAGTATTTTAGCCTTCTAATCCTCTTCAGATCACCATATCTGTCAAAGTAATCTTTGGACCGTGCTCCACATGTGGCAATCTAAATTTTAAGCAGTAGGAATCTAGACTGAGCAACATTTTTGGCATGCATAGTTTATACCAGTATAGAGAAAAATATGCATGTACCTTTCGTGGCATCTTCCCAAGGAGCTCCATCATTAAAGCAAGGTGATCCTGCAACATCACACATCAGTGTCATGTAAGAAATCGAGTGCAATAACTTATGGTCGCTCCAGTTTATAGAAGTGAAACTAATATTAAGTATTCAGAAGTAATTCCTCAACAAATTTTTGGGGGCTTAAAAATGAAAGATTGCGAAATGCACAAGACAGTGAGGATTTGATGTTAGCAGGCAATACTCAGTTTTATTCCCCAAAGTAAGGTTTATTCCCCAAAGTAAGGTACTGGGACAATAAAACTAGCCAAGTAAAATTTTTCCCAGAAATGGCAACAAAATGGTATGTTTATACCTGCAAGTTCAAGAGTAAAATTTGAAGCATTTACAGAAATTACAGATGAATCAAGAGTTCTAGCATCTAACTCCGCAAAGTATCCCCAACCAGTTGAACAATTTGTCCACTAAAACTTAGAAGTCTTTTTAAATATCTCTGAAAGAGAAACGTAACACCTACAAACTTCGTAAGTTACACAAATTATATGGGTTTCTTACGGACATCTCATTAACGCAGTGACGACTtagaatcaaatccaatcagATATAAATGCAGTACCTCATCCTCACTGAAGCCTTGCCCAGTCTTGGGAGTGAACATCATCTCACCCGTGGCAAGTTCAAAAGCAATGCAAGCAAAAGACCACATATCAGTAGGAAAAGAATAACCACATTGAAGTATGACTTCTGGAGCTCTGTATTGCCTAGTTTGAATTTCTTCAGCGATTGGCTTATCAGCCCAACATGCATTTCCAAAATCCACAACCTTACATCTTACGTCAATTCCTTCTAAGCTTCTAGCAGGTTTTGGCATCACACCTACGCCTCCCACAGAAGCTCGCCTCTCTGATATCCTTGCAACTGCTCTTCTTGCCctttgttttagttttttctCAATAGTATTTATGGTAACTCCCCCGTTGGGGTTACCCTCTGGCCTTTCAAGAATTGGAGTCATTCCCGACCTAATTGGATCTTTAGAAGGATTAATGGTTGAATATAGAAGGATGTTTTCAGGCTTTAAGTCTGTGTGTATAACTCCAAGTTCTCTATGCAAGTAATCAAGAGAAGTCAAAATGCACTTGCATATCTCCCTCACTTTATTGAATTCAAGACCTTTATAACGGTTATACTTGATGAGACGCAACAAACTATCTCCAAGAAATTCCAGAACCATACATAAATGCTGGCCATTTGGGCCTGAATGCTTGAAATGGTCCAACAAGTTGACGACGCACTTAGTATTAGCGCTATCACCAGCAGCAATAGCAGAAAGGACTTCAATTTCGTGAAAAGCAGCTTGACTAAATTGTGGTGCACTTTTCTGTATCTTCAAGGCAACGTATTTCTATAAGAAACcaaacaaacaaaattttagaaaattcacAAAGCCGTGGCATTAAACACGCCATGGGAAATGTAAATCATACAAAGAACGGCAAGTCACATTAAGTCGATCCAGAAGTGACGAATatccttaaaattaaataacagtTCATCATATCCAAGTCTAAGCGACTGAGCCACAACAGATCTCTACTGATTTCAAGCTTCTTTAGTTGGAAACATATCATTGGTTATAAATCAGATCATAAGTCTAAAAGGAGAACCCAGATTCGAAAGGTTATCCATCCTAAAAAGGAGGCCACAAACTCATCACTAAAATGCAATTACTTTTATTATCCTATCCTTGAAAAGTCAATGCCCACAGTGGCCCACTTTTAAAGCCTTCATTCACCTTTCATTATTCGGTGCATAGACCTCGATCCAGCCTGTAGCATAAACACTACCATGTTACCAACATTGATCAGATGAAAGTTTTTTCCTAGGTCATTCCTAAAGCCCTCAAACTTCTTAGTCACTCCGTTGCACAATCAACGTGGGATTACAATGTTGTACcatgaattaaaataaatgtttcaattggTACTACTTAATTTTATGAAGAAAATGTGTACAAAAAAAATGAGGCTTTATATTGCTCCCCTAAGTAGCTTGCAGGCACAGGAAACCAAATCTGCCAAGCTGGTACAAAAGTCAAAACACGGCACAAGTTACAATGAAGTTATTAAGTACGCAGTTGATCAAGCAGGAGGCACAAAATAACACCGTTACAACTGCATTTATGGTAAGAACTTAAATAGCCATTATTTTACATGATGCTTCGAAGGTGGCTGCATTTCCTTTTCAGAAGTACCTAAAATCACCACCTCATCAAATATGCTAAAGTGTCAACTTTATACCGCGTACACGTTCTGTAATAAATTATTCTCCACAAGAGACAGATCACTGGCATCAACACCACATAGAACAAGATTCGATTTGACATCGAAAGCCAAGTTAATAGGCCAAGctaatataacaaaaaattaaccATAAACAAAAAAGGATTTTAAGCTGCATCATTCGAAAAAACAAATCCAAAATCAAGACGACAGACAATCAACAAGCTTAACAAAACAGGAACCAAAACGTCGCCACTTAAAAAGCACTCACGGACGACTGAGTATTGTAGGCGAGCCAAACGGTGGAAAACTGACCCCATCCAAGTTTTTTTTGGGCGATGTATCGGCCACTGGAGAATGAATCACCGATTCTCACCGCATGATATCCACCTTTCCTGTACGAATCTATTCCTTCATCCTCTTCTTCCGATGCTGAAGATGACGAAGAGCAACCAGACATGATCGCAGCTAATGCCAATCACAGATTCCCAATCAACAAAAAGGCGATCGAATATATCCCTCCCCACAGATTTCCTGGATCGCCAATCCAATTCAAATATAACACGCCAAAATTTGGTTGGGTAAGGCAGATGAAGATCAGGAGGAAAAGTGGAATGGAGGAGCtcaaaagaaaacaatttaTTGCGTTAAATGCGTTTTCTGTTCGATTAATTGTCATCATCAGATATAATTAGCAATTAAGTTTAATCTTCATTAATAATATAAGAATTTATGGAGCAGGGACGTCAGAGGTGAAAGGTGGCCTTCCACACGACTCTTTCCAGTTTCCACCTTTTgcttattatatataaaaaaatatttgccaGGATAAATGTGAATTTTCGAAATAGATTAAATAttgtaattataaataattaaaaatatattattttaaatatactaGATAATCGTGTtgatttgttttaaataaattatcactCGTGGGAAAAAAATTAACGGGAAATTGACCTTCAAtccccagccgtcgattttttttgtgttcagtccctgggtacttttttagtaccacatttctacatgaagtgtaccatattttcacatgaagtgtaccacattttgtatgacatagtaccaaaATTTTGTGGGTTGAgaatgaacccaaagaaatattttgattggggatttttcaccaactttctcaaaaattaaacatatgaaactttaatgatttatatattatattttatatttaatatattgcaACGAGCCGCAGCCTGTCAGTTGGCGGAACGGTGAGTGGGTCGAGAATTTCCCGGCCTATTCCTCACCTGCGGATAGGGTCAATCCGATgaatttagtcattttttaattatatcataCGAGTCAGAGTAAGTCAGCCCGACGGAATGGGAAATTATCCAATTCAACACAAGTATTAGACTCCGACGTGGCAAAGCCTAACTTGTTCTCACAGCTTAACGTTAATTGTATTGTCTTTATAATTGACATGTTTATCATATTATCCAATTGTGATGTATTAACCACTAATACACCTGGCATTTTATtccattttaaaagattttccAACGAGTTGCTTTAAGAACAAGCCTAAGGTACTGCCTGAATCAAGCTCTCGAGACAAAAAAGTATAGATTAAGtctctcgtgagacggtctcacgaatttttatatgtgagacgggtcaactctatcgatattcacaaaaaaataatactcttagtataaaaagtaatattttttcatggatgacccaaataagatattcgaccgacgaaattgatctgtgatatcgtcggtctcacgaatttttatatgtgagacgggtcaaccctatcgatattcacaaaaaaataatactcttagcataaaatgcaatattttttcatggatgacccaaataagagattcgaccgacgaaattgatatgtgatatcgtctcacaagagtttttgtgaaaattaTAACTAATAATAACGATAGtcgatatttatattttattttgtgttagTAAGATCaatcattatactaaaaaattgaataaaatcattaattatgtATAAACTTCATAAATTTTCAGTTCAATCCAATTTTAGAATCAATTAATCTTGAATAGAATAGAACTCATGAATGACAAATGGTGTTAAAATAGTTAATCTAGTTTGTCAATAGTATTAGCATTGTtaacatttgaaaataaaaatattactaaataCGAAAGATAGTAATTAGTTTGATaactaaaatttataattaattttttggtaTTTGTATTTGACAACCAATGTGAATCATCTTCGCAAACAATACCAcgttgtattattttttaaattattaaaaaaaattatgagacTCTCTCACTGTTTAATATTACAAGAGGGATCTCTTACTTGatctgattttttaaaatatattattttttatgataaaaatattatttttaaattcaaatatagATCAAAATATTATGAGGTATATAAATAGGGGTGAGCATTCGATCGGTTCGGTTACCTACCGAACCGAattagcaataaccgaaccgaaccgaacaaAAATATTTAGTCATAACCGAACTGACCGaaataattttcataaccgatgaaaatcgaaccgaattaaaatcgaTTAAGTCAccgattagtttttttttaaaaaaaattgtgatttaacttCAATTATATATggattaaaaacataaaaatatatatataaattgataggattgattttaaaattaagagtggattagaattagaattagaattagggttgattttaaaattaaaatttaaaatatatataaaattgattttaaaaaaaattattaaataatagtatttattatatcggttaattcggttaaccgatttcaaaattttcaaaactgtaaccgaaccgaattaaccgatataaccgaattttttaattgaaaaaccgaatttttgaaataatcgAACCAAATTTTCGAATTAGCTCGGTTccatcggttaattcggtttaaccaaAATCTTGCTCActcttatatataaatataataataataataataataataatatataaatatattagatcatcttttttaaaatatttatataatggtGCGTAGTATGTAAATATTATTGTTACTATTACGGAAAAGAATAATATCACCCAAAAATGATTATTACATCCATAATAACCTTCCGACTCCCGTAGCCGATGCACGGTGATGAGCTGTGCTTCCAACACGAACATAGAACCAACCGCCTCTGACGTCAGCATCCGAAAACACGAATCGAGTCACTTTGCGTTTGAATCCTCCTCGATCTGCTAATTCATTACCCGATTTGCTGCTAAAATCTTTGAGTTCAAATCGATTCACTGCGCTCCTTCGAATGTGACGGTGTAAAAGGTGGAGTCTAGGTGGTATCgaattttgatatattgattCCTATCCGTTTTTGAAATTAATTCGAATTATATGTTAGGGTTCTTGTAGTTCCTCTCAATTTCGCGAAGTCGCTTGCAGAAATTACTGCTTGGAGGAAACTAGAAACTGAGATTCGCAGATCCGCCGTGCAATTATGGAAAATTTCGAGGCTTACTTTCAGATGGCGGACACGGATCGAGATGGTCGGATTAGCGGAAATGAGGCTGTTGCCTTCTTCAAGGCATCCAATCTACCCCAACGAGTTCTCGCTCAGGTCCATCCATTCATTTACCTTTTGTTATTTCTGTAAAATAATCTCACAGTCGTGTGGCGTCTCATTTATTTTGATCTTAATGTGGCTGTTTACTCGTTACTTGTtgcttttatgattttaaatccaCTTTGACTTACTGCAATCTGAATTTTGTTAACCACGATATCCATCTTAATTTTCATCGATGGTTCGTTTTGAGTTGAAGGATAGAGTTTGTACCTTGTTATTTATGTTCTTATTTTGcattatttctaaattttctgAAACCACTGATCAGCCTATTTTATACTTTAAGCAACGATTTTTTATATTGTATTTACCATTTGAGATAGATGGGCTACTAAACTATCCACCGTGAGAGCTATGTTAAATTCAAGTTTGAAAACTGAGGCTCGTAGAAAAGTTTGGTTGGCCTTGCCTTGTTATGTGCAATGTGGGCTAACTCTTTTATTCAAATCGTGATGAAATCATGCATTTCAAATTGTTACGAGCCAGCTTAAAGTGTATATACGTGAGTATGGTGATTTCCTTTTGAATATACTCTCTGTAGTTTGCCCTGGAAAATGACTTCAGTGGGTTTTGTGCAGATATGGACGTATTCTGATCAAAACAGAACTGGTTTCCTAGGTCGCTCGGAAttttataatgctttgaaaCTTGTTACGGTGGCACAAACTAAAAGAGATTTAACTCCAGATATTGTGAAAGCTGCTTTATATGGTCCAGCTTCAGCTAAAATCCCTGCTCCGGAGATAAATCTTGCAGTTACACCTAGTCCCCAGTTGAATTTGACAACTGGTGCATCTCCTATGCAGTTGAGTGCCGCTCCAATCTCTAGTCAAGGTGTCGGTGTAAGTGGTCCTCATGGATTTCAATCTCAGCAAAGCCAATTTGTTAGACCACCTCACCCGCCTGCTCCTAGTTATGGCTTCCAGTCACAACCAGGTATTTCAAGCCAAGGATTGACTGGGGCAGGT of the Primulina huaijiensis isolate GDHJ02 chromosome 1, ASM1229523v2, whole genome shotgun sequence genome contains:
- the LOC140975659 gene encoding monosaccharide-sensing protein 2-like, which translates into the protein MRGAVLVAIAAAIGNFLQGWDNATIAGSVLYIKRDFNLQTQPTIEGLIVAMSLIGATVITTFSGSVSDSLGRRPMLLISSILYFLSGLVMLWSPNVYVLLLARLLDGFGIGLAVTLVPVYISETAPPEIRGLLNTLPQFTGSAGMFLSYCMVFGMSLMDSPSWRLMLGVLSIPSIIYIALAVFFLPESPRWLVSKGKMKEAKQVLQMLRGREDVSGEMALLVEGLDVGGETSIEEYIIGPDDDLADDQELASEKDRIKLYGAEEGQSWIAKPVKGQSTLGMVSRYGSVSNQSMSLMDPMVTLFGSVHEKLPESGSMRSMLFPNFGSMFNVAENNAKNEQWDEESPKRDREHESDASGDESDDNLRSPLLSREDTNAEKENADDQVSGMGIGGGWQLAYRKDDKIPGGVKRIYLHQEGGPGSRRGSVLSLSGGDAPADGEFIHAAALVSQSVLRPGDLTSQHQISVAVDKRAEYAPKRSSWRELFEPGVKHALFVGVGIQILQQFSGINGVLYYTPQILEQAGVGVLLSNLGISSDSASLLISALTTLLMLPSIGVAMRLMDIAGRRWLLLSTLPVLLVSLIVLVLGNVINLGSIVHAVISTVSVIVYFCCFVMGFGPVPNILCAEIFPTRVRGLCIAICALTFWIGDIIVTYSLPVMLNSIGLAGVFGIYAVVCTIAWFFVLFKVPETKGMPLEVITEFFAVGAKRTAGNN
- the LOC140975679 gene encoding protein STRICTOSIDINE SYNTHASE-LIKE 6-like; translation: MAENTRESVSTMRKSVYRPAIFVSLLLLPVLSIFLYHLDSFDPADYPDKELTRREALFVPHRNAHMLRGSERLGEGRLLAPEDVAFDPKTGVLYTGCEDGWVHRVSLNGSVVEKWVNTAGRPLGIVHGLHGEVIVADAVKGLLNISNDGSIELLTDEAEGQKFKLTDAVDIGRDGTLYFTDASYKYGLHEFIWDILEGRPYGRFLSYNPSTKETRILVRDLYFANGVAVSSDQSFVIFCETALRRCQRYYLEGRRKGSVDMFIDNLPGVPDNIRYDGEGLYWIALSTGISYPVDLLQRYPFIRKVLAIMERYIGRPKMEKNGGVIAVDLDGKPTALYQDRDISSMSSAIKIGDHLYCGSVSSPYILRLNVDRYPAMPRV
- the LOC140975673 gene encoding uncharacterized protein, yielding MSGCSSSSSASEEEDEGIDSYRKGGYHAVRIGDSFSSGRYIAQKKLGWGQFSTVWLAYNTQSSKYVALKIQKSAPQFSQAAFHEIEVLSAIAAGDSANTKCVVNLLDHFKHSGPNGQHLCMVLEFLGDSLLRLIKYNRYKGLEFNKVREICKCILTSLDYLHRELGVIHTDLKPENILLYSTINPSKDPIRSGMTPILERPEGNPNGGVTINTIEKKLKQRARRAVARISERRASVGGVGVMPKPARSLEGIDVRCKVVDFGNACWADKPIAEEIQTRQYRAPEVILQCGYSFPTDMWSFACIAFELATGEMMFTPKTGQGFSEDEDHLALMMELLGKMPRKIATCGARSKDYFDRYGDLKRIRRLKYLPLDRLLVEKFKFSGADAREFADFLCPILDFEPEKRPTAQQCLQHPWLNINKQKKDEVKSEFRVEKLNI